A genomic stretch from Orcinus orca chromosome 14, mOrcOrc1.1, whole genome shotgun sequence includes:
- the LOC125960985 gene encoding FAU ubiquitin-like and ribosomal protein S30 — protein sequence MATAGGEDVHTLIPSFLNSIFTLAAVVKRFSCQHAAVCAQELHTLQVTGQVTVAQIKAHVASLEGLTPEDQVLLLQDEATLGQCGVEAVSTPSTLEVASRMFGGKVHGSLTRARKVRGQIPKVAKQEKKKMGRAEKRMQYNQCFANVVPTFSKKKGPNANC from the coding sequence ATGGCAACAGCAGGCGGAGAGGACGTGCACAccctcattccttcctttctcaaCTCCATCTTCACGTTAGCGGCAGTGGTAAAGCGGTTCAGTTGCCAACATGCAGCTGTTTGCGCGCAGGAGCTACACACTCTCCAGGTGACTGGCCAGGTGACAGTCGCCCAGATCAAGGCTCATGTAGCCTCGTTGGAGGGCCTCACTCCAGAAGATCAGGTCCTGCTCCTGCAGGATGAGGCTACCCTGGGCCAGTGTGGGGTGGAGGCTGTGAGCACTCCGAGCACTCTGGAAGTAGCCAGCCGCATGTTTGGAGGTAAAGTCCATGGTTCCCTGACCCGTGCCAGGAAAGTAAGAGGTCAGATTCCCAAGGTGgccaaacaagagaaaaagaaaatgggccGGGCCGAGAAGCGTATGCAGTACAACCAGTGCTTTGCCAATGTTGTGCCCACTTTCAGCAAGAAGAAGGGCCCCAATGCCAACTGTTAA